In Iodobacter fluviatilis, one DNA window encodes the following:
- a CDS encoding YchJ family protein has translation MGVVKVKEENCPCESGQLYAKCCGTFHQGLAAKTAEQLMRSRYSAFVLNLHDYLLKTWHVSTRPETLADEEPVRWLGLKIKDAQSDELHAEVEFIARYKIAGKAWKLHERSRFVFEDGCWYYIDGDILDS, from the coding sequence GTGGGAGTTGTAAAGGTGAAAGAAGAGAATTGCCCCTGTGAGAGCGGACAACTTTACGCGAAATGTTGCGGCACTTTTCATCAGGGGCTTGCAGCAAAGACGGCAGAGCAATTAATGCGCTCACGCTACAGCGCGTTTGTTTTAAATTTGCACGATTACCTTTTGAAAACTTGGCATGTATCTACCCGCCCTGAAACGCTGGCCGATGAAGAGCCGGTGCGCTGGCTGGGCTTGAAAATCAAAGATGCGCAGTCTGACGAGCTGCATGCTGAAGTAGAGTTTATTGCGCGGTATAAAATTGCGGGCAAAGCTTGGAAATTACATGAAAGAAGCCGTTTTGTTTTTGAAGACGGATGTTGGTATTACATCGATGGCGATATTTTAGACAGCTAA
- a CDS encoding MaoC family dehydratase, which yields MAYYIEDLQPGLIAEYRKTLTEADIVLFAGISGDNNPMHIDEEYASATRFGGRIVHGMLSASLISTVIGTRLPGPGAIYMGQNLKFLKPVKIGDTVTARVTVSEVLPDKQRARLLTECWVKDEKVIDGDALVWVPRRPA from the coding sequence ATGGCTTATTACATTGAAGATTTGCAGCCAGGTCTGATTGCTGAATATCGCAAAACCTTAACTGAGGCCGATATCGTTTTATTTGCCGGTATTTCTGGCGACAATAATCCCATGCATATTGATGAAGAGTACGCATCTGCAACACGCTTTGGCGGGCGGATTGTGCATGGCATGCTGAGTGCCAGCCTGATTTCCACCGTGATTGGTACCCGGCTGCCAGGGCCGGGGGCGATTTATATGGGGCAAAATCTGAAGTTTCTGAAACCGGTTAAAATCGGTGACACTGTCACTGCAAGGGTAACCGTCAGTGAAGTGCTGCCGGATAAACAGCGTGCCCGCTTGCTGACAGAGTGCTGGGTAAAAGATGAAAAAGTAATTGATGGCGATGCACTGGTCTGGGTGCCCCGTCGCCCGGCCTGA
- a CDS encoding CheR family methyltransferase, producing the protein MLPTPSREFQFTEQDFEKVRKLIYNYAGIALSPAKQDMVYGRLAKRLRALGLQSFNDYLQLLERGNSKEFELFTNSLTTNLTSFFREAHHFPILAEHLLAHRSAGALQVWSSASSTGEEPYSIAMAACEAFDSMRPPVKITATDLDTNVLETGRIGIYAGEEVERMGPQRVKRFFDKLADGRYQAKQELRDLITFKRLNLVEATWTIRGPFDVVFCRNVMIYFDKPTQLKILERFAPQMKPSGLLVVGHSENLYHAAQLFKLRGKTVYELV; encoded by the coding sequence ATGTTGCCAACGCCTTCTCGTGAATTTCAGTTTACGGAGCAAGACTTCGAAAAGGTGCGTAAGTTAATTTATAACTACGCAGGCATTGCTCTTTCCCCTGCGAAACAAGATATGGTTTATGGGCGTTTAGCCAAACGTCTGCGCGCTTTAGGTTTGCAATCATTTAATGATTATTTGCAGCTGTTAGAGCGAGGCAATAGTAAAGAATTTGAATTGTTTACTAATTCTTTAACGACCAATCTCACGTCTTTTTTTCGGGAAGCGCATCATTTCCCCATTCTGGCAGAGCATCTGCTGGCACATCGCAGTGCGGGTGCTTTACAGGTATGGTCGTCTGCTTCCAGTACGGGTGAAGAGCCTTATAGTATTGCCATGGCGGCTTGTGAAGCATTCGACAGCATGCGGCCTCCAGTTAAAATTACTGCCACAGATTTAGATACCAATGTGCTGGAAACGGGCCGGATCGGCATTTATGCTGGTGAAGAAGTTGAGCGTATGGGCCCGCAAAGGGTAAAGCGCTTTTTTGATAAGCTGGCTGATGGCCGCTATCAGGCCAAGCAGGAACTGCGCGATTTAATTACATTTAAGCGGCTAAATCTGGTGGAAGCCACATGGACCATTCGTGGACCGTTTGATGTGGTTTTTTGCCGTAATGTGATGATTTATTTTGATAAACCCACGCAGCTTAAAATTCTGGAACGCTTTGCGCCGCAAATGAAACCGTCGGGCTTATTGGTAGTTGGCCATTCTGAAAATCTTTACCACGCAGCACAATTATTTAAATTGCGCGGTAAAACGGTTTATGAATTAGTTTAA
- a CDS encoding dienelactone hydrolase family protein — MRIIYWLYLLGVLALPAWAERVLIPGAEIILSAKYLPPPFPDAGPAAAVLLLHGCNGLSHSNGINPRPDRMAALLQEKGYAVLMLDSFSARDLQEICSVPLSKRTLSPRMRAEDARHALEWLKARKEIDGDRIGVIGWSHGATSVLALLGQKQPSVRVAVGFFPSCSSYLLRDKYQVTAPLLLLVGEDDDWTPAEPCRALVARADQPTFRLITYPDALHDFDNISLKPDETKRLTLGASSVSIAFNAEASSDAYRRTFKWLSPWLDLNRIPIAPPASRHGTTGVGKAAVLN; from the coding sequence ATGCGAATTATTTACTGGCTTTACCTGCTTGGAGTGCTTGCTTTGCCTGCCTGGGCCGAGCGTGTCCTGATTCCTGGCGCTGAGATCATTTTATCTGCAAAATACTTACCCCCTCCTTTTCCAGACGCAGGCCCTGCGGCGGCGGTGCTTTTGCTGCACGGATGCAACGGCTTAAGCCACAGTAACGGGATTAACCCCCGCCCAGACCGGATGGCGGCTCTTTTGCAGGAGAAGGGCTATGCCGTGCTGATGCTGGATAGTTTTAGCGCTCGTGATTTACAAGAAATATGCAGTGTGCCATTAAGCAAACGCACACTCAGCCCCAGAATGCGTGCCGAAGACGCCCGCCATGCACTTGAATGGCTGAAAGCGCGTAAAGAGATTGATGGAGACCGTATCGGGGTGATCGGCTGGTCACATGGTGCAACTTCAGTGTTGGCTTTACTTGGGCAAAAACAACCATCGGTCCGGGTTGCCGTGGGTTTTTTTCCATCTTGCAGCTCTTATTTACTCCGGGACAAATACCAAGTAACCGCGCCACTTTTATTGTTGGTTGGTGAGGATGATGACTGGACGCCTGCAGAGCCTTGCCGGGCTTTAGTGGCACGCGCAGATCAGCCAACATTCCGCTTGATTACCTATCCTGATGCCTTGCACGATTTTGATAACATCAGCTTAAAACCAGATGAAACAAAACGGCTGACATTGGGCGCATCCAGTGTATCGATTGCATTTAATGCAGAGGCAAGCTCTGATGCATACCGGCGTACTTTCAAATGGCTGTCACCTTGGCTTGATTTAAATCGTATTCCCATTGCGCCGCCCGCATCGCGTCATGGTACAACGGGAGTAGGTAAAGCAGCGGTGCTTAATTAA
- a CDS encoding OmpP1/FadL family transporter, with protein sequence MSGTIRMAIRTLGVASLFFAGNALASGYHFGVQSVSSQGVANSNAAEAEDASVLFYNPAGMTNLRGTNISGALVVVDPHISFSNLNATNSRGKPVSGSDGGSPTDPVFVPQTYITHQVNDQLFVGLAMFVPFGDKTNFDDKWIGRYNGTDLELMTLALNPSVAYKINEQFSVGAGVTAQYMKARFKKMIDLGGKATVGGNPTPALDGSMDYEGDDWAYGFNLGVTWKVDDSLRFGAAYRSSLSHSLQGDTKFTVPSVFPPGVAIGAKLLNSNGTVDLDTPDSLAINFYKKLNSQFALTGDWTHTWHSKFQDLILKTDAGFNADIAQKWRDTDRFSLGLSYQYNDPLKLRVGLAYDQSPADAAEYRIANLPDSDRYWFSTGFNYAIDKNMSVDVAYTYVKFRDSSMANVDSSNSVKTNADVSAHANVFGAQLNYRF encoded by the coding sequence ATGTCTGGAACTATTCGTATGGCAATTCGTACTTTAGGTGTGGCAAGCTTATTTTTTGCGGGTAATGCGCTTGCATCCGGTTATCACTTTGGTGTGCAAAGTGTCAGCTCGCAGGGGGTTGCCAATTCAAATGCTGCCGAGGCAGAGGACGCTTCTGTTTTGTTTTACAATCCGGCAGGGATGACCAATTTGCGGGGCACTAATATTTCGGGTGCTTTGGTGGTGGTCGATCCACACATCAGCTTCTCTAATCTGAATGCCACTAATAGCCGTGGTAAACCTGTATCAGGTAGTGATGGCGGTTCGCCAACGGATCCAGTGTTTGTACCGCAAACGTATATTACCCATCAGGTGAATGATCAGCTGTTTGTAGGGCTGGCGATGTTTGTGCCATTTGGTGATAAAACCAATTTTGATGATAAATGGATTGGTCGTTACAACGGTACTGATCTTGAACTCATGACTTTGGCTTTAAATCCTTCGGTGGCCTACAAAATCAATGAGCAGTTTTCTGTTGGCGCAGGTGTCACTGCGCAATATATGAAAGCACGCTTTAAGAAAATGATTGATTTGGGTGGTAAAGCCACCGTGGGTGGAAATCCTACTCCGGCTCTTGATGGATCGATGGACTATGAAGGTGACGATTGGGCATATGGCTTTAATCTGGGTGTCACCTGGAAGGTGGACGATAGCTTGCGCTTTGGTGCGGCATATCGCTCCAGTTTAAGCCACAGCTTGCAGGGTGATACCAAGTTTACCGTACCAAGCGTGTTCCCTCCGGGTGTGGCTATTGGGGCGAAGCTGCTTAATTCAAATGGTACAGTTGATTTAGATACGCCAGATTCATTGGCCATTAATTTCTATAAAAAATTAAATAGCCAATTTGCATTAACGGGTGACTGGACGCATACCTGGCATTCCAAGTTTCAAGATTTAATTCTGAAAACGGATGCAGGGTTTAATGCCGATATCGCACAAAAATGGCGTGATACTGATCGCTTCTCATTGGGTCTGAGCTATCAATACAATGATCCTTTGAAGTTGCGTGTGGGTCTGGCTTACGATCAATCTCCGGCTGATGCGGCAGAATATCGTATTGCTAATTTGCCAGACAGCGATCGCTATTGGTTCTCAACAGGGTTTAACTACGCAATTGATAAAAACATGTCGGTTGATGTGGCTTATACCTACGTTAAATTCAGAGATTCAAGCATGGCCAATGTGGACAGCAGCAATAGCGTAAAAACAAATGCTGATGTTTCAGCCCATGCCAATGTCTTTGGTGCGCAATTGAATTACCGTTTCTAA
- a CDS encoding DJ-1 family glyoxalase III gives MNQVDLFLAPGFEEIELVTVVDILRRADISTRLISIHSELAVTGAHQITIQADQTMAATDYKARMLVLPGGGPGTQAMLACPELHTRLQQHLAQGKPLAAICAAPMVLAKADLLKGINAICYPGCEAALTEAGANIVMKDVVKDGLITTSRGPGTAAAFAFELVRQLKGELISQQLSKEMLFA, from the coding sequence ATGAATCAAGTCGATCTCTTCCTGGCACCCGGTTTTGAAGAAATAGAATTAGTAACGGTCGTGGATATTTTACGCCGCGCTGATATCAGCACCCGCCTGATCTCGATTCACAGCGAGCTGGCTGTCACGGGCGCGCATCAAATCACAATTCAGGCCGATCAGACCATGGCGGCCACCGATTACAAGGCCCGGATGCTGGTCCTACCCGGTGGCGGGCCTGGTACGCAGGCGATGCTGGCTTGCCCTGAACTGCATACCCGCCTGCAACAGCACCTTGCACAAGGCAAACCCCTAGCCGCAATTTGCGCTGCCCCCATGGTGCTAGCCAAAGCAGATTTACTCAAGGGGATCAATGCCATTTGCTACCCTGGCTGCGAAGCGGCCTTAACAGAGGCAGGTGCAAATATTGTGATGAAGGATGTAGTGAAGGATGGCTTGATCACCACCTCCCGCGGCCCCGGCACAGCAGCCGCATTTGCTTTCGAGCTAGTACGCCAGCTTAAAGGAGAGCTTATTTCACAGCAGCTGAGTAAAGAAATGCTGTTTGCCTAA
- a CDS encoding D-2-hydroxyacid dehydrogenase: MLPRIVFLDRDSLPLTLLPLKAPHQWQEYANTSADEVAERLINADIAISNKVPLSAATIAACPNLKLIAVAATGYNQIDLAACKARGIRVCNIRDYALAGVPEHALMLMLALRRQLLAYRADVEAGQWQQAKSFCHFAVPIHDLAGSTLTLIGSGALGQAMAGLARALGMNVLFAERKHAETVRQGYVDFNEALSRADVLSLHCPLNEQTRNLIGAAELALMKKDAVLINTARGGLVDEVALLHALQTGQLGGAGLDVLITEPPKDGNALLDVSLPNLIITPHIAWAGQFTMQQLADQLIHNIDAFLVGSPRNVLI; the protein is encoded by the coding sequence ATGCTGCCACGGATTGTGTTTTTAGACAGAGACTCTTTGCCGCTTACTTTACTCCCCTTAAAAGCGCCGCATCAATGGCAGGAATATGCCAATACAAGCGCGGATGAAGTAGCAGAGCGCCTGATCAATGCCGATATTGCAATTAGCAATAAAGTACCGCTTTCAGCAGCAACCATTGCGGCCTGCCCAAATCTTAAACTGATTGCCGTCGCGGCCACCGGCTATAACCAGATTGATCTGGCCGCTTGCAAAGCGCGTGGAATCCGCGTGTGCAATATTCGTGATTATGCGCTTGCCGGTGTGCCGGAGCATGCCCTGATGCTGATGCTGGCATTACGCCGCCAGTTATTGGCATACCGGGCAGATGTTGAGGCAGGTCAATGGCAGCAGGCCAAAAGTTTCTGCCATTTTGCCGTGCCTATTCATGATTTGGCAGGCAGCACGCTGACGTTAATCGGCTCAGGCGCACTGGGGCAGGCGATGGCGGGTCTGGCCCGTGCATTAGGGATGAACGTGCTTTTTGCAGAAAGAAAACACGCTGAAACAGTGCGCCAGGGTTATGTCGATTTTAACGAGGCGCTTTCCCGTGCCGATGTGCTGAGCCTGCATTGTCCTTTGAATGAGCAAACCCGCAATTTAATTGGTGCAGCAGAATTGGCGCTGATGAAAAAAGATGCGGTGCTGATTAATACGGCAAGAGGCGGTTTGGTCGATGAGGTGGCTTTATTGCATGCACTGCAGACGGGGCAGTTAGGCGGGGCAGGGCTGGATGTTTTAATTACAGAGCCCCCAAAGGATGGGAATGCGCTATTGGATGTCAGCCTGCCTAATCTGATTATCACCCCGCATATTGCATGGGCAGGACAATTTACCATGCAGCAATTAGCAGATCAGCTAATCCATAATATTGATGCATTTCTGGTAGGGAGCCCCAGAAATGTATTGATTTAA
- a CDS encoding HAD family hydrolase: MKPFSAKGSPMYLTSKPQAALFDMDGLMLDTESIGIECWTAAAASLGTDMPRALIIGMIGMHSGKTDIYLQEHLGRHAPIAELRAACHTLYMERTQEPIAHRPGLTDILDWLEAHHIPKAVCTSTRRSIAEHHLRAAGIWPRFEFAICGDEVTHPKPAPEIYQKAAAAFHLPPESCIVLEDSDFGVQAAHQAGCKIIMIPDLRPPSRHSLALNIPILGSLTEARDLLAQAV, encoded by the coding sequence ATGAAGCCCTTTTCTGCAAAGGGCTCACCCATGTATCTGACATCAAAACCGCAAGCTGCCTTGTTTGATATGGACGGGCTGATGCTGGACACAGAAAGTATTGGCATTGAATGCTGGACAGCTGCAGCGGCGTCGCTCGGAACAGATATGCCCAGAGCCTTAATTATTGGCATGATTGGCATGCATTCCGGGAAAACAGATATTTATCTGCAAGAGCACTTAGGCCGCCACGCCCCCATTGCAGAATTACGCGCCGCCTGCCATACACTCTATATGGAGCGCACTCAGGAGCCCATCGCACATCGCCCAGGGCTAACAGACATTCTGGACTGGCTGGAAGCACATCATATTCCCAAGGCGGTATGCACCTCGACCCGCCGCAGCATTGCCGAGCATCATTTACGCGCCGCTGGAATCTGGCCGCGGTTTGAATTTGCCATTTGTGGTGATGAAGTCACCCACCCCAAACCCGCCCCTGAAATCTATCAAAAAGCCGCAGCCGCATTTCATCTGCCGCCAGAATCCTGCATTGTGCTGGAAGATTCTGATTTTGGCGTGCAAGCCGCGCATCAGGCTGGCTGCAAAATCATTATGATTCCTGATCTGCGCCCGCCATCGCGCCATTCACTGGCCCTCAATATTCCAATTTTGGGCTCGCTGACCGAAGCCAGAGACTTACTTGCACAAGCCGTTTAA
- a CDS encoding acyl-CoA dehydrogenase encodes MTNVLLHILPIFGAFLLLAYWRAPLWLSSVLFLAATAIGVKTSAMPVSILVVVAVLLALINIKPIRRAILTGPIFSVFRKITPAMSQTEQEAVDAGTVWWDRDLFSGKPDFDRLHAIPQATLTAEEQAFLEGPTEQLCAMLDDWKISTQHKDLPPEAWQFIKDQGFLGMIIKKKYGGKEFSNTAHARVVTKIATRSGSAAVSVMVPNSLGPGELLQHYGTDEQKNYYLPRLAKGIDIPCFALTSPDAGSDAGGIPDFGKVCRGSYTDPRTGVHHDNVLGIRLTWEKRYITLGPIATVLGMAFKLYDPEHLLSDKEDIGITCALIPTEHEGVHIGRRHYPGTAVFQNGPNWGKDVFIPLDWVIGGKDYVGQGWRMLVECLSVGRCISLPAMSVASGMVSSYTTGAYSRIRNQFGLSIGRFEGVDEALGRIGGMTYQMDAAQRLALSGLDMGEKPSVLSGILKYHNTERMRKVINDAMDVHGGKAVCTGPRNYLAGAYGAIPVAITVEGANILTRSMIIFGQGAIRCHPFVLTELRAAMNKDLPAFDTAVIGHIGFAVSNAVRAFVMGLTGAKLVGSPKSGAMAQRYRNVVRFSSAFAFLADMGMASLGGSLKFREKLSARLGDMLSGLYIATAALKKFNDDGAPKEDLPLVAWAVDSALYDCQVAMDGFMANHPSRALAFLMRALVFPLGLSLKAATDSDGTKIARLLMEPSVARDRLTQYMYRSKDENDPVGVLEHALKAVIDTEALEGKLRNAQRKGSLKSITASERLAEAQSTGLISAAEFAAVERARRLRREVIMVDDFDSTLSTSDDNAIHRDILNQPKVSDAAVLTKAAGQESVKIATETRPVS; translated from the coding sequence ATGACTAACGTATTGCTGCATATATTGCCAATTTTTGGCGCGTTTTTGCTCCTCGCATACTGGCGCGCCCCGCTTTGGCTCAGCTCTGTATTGTTTTTAGCGGCGACTGCTATTGGGGTTAAAACCTCGGCGATGCCTGTCAGTATTTTGGTTGTGGTTGCTGTGCTGCTGGCGCTGATTAATATCAAGCCCATTCGCCGCGCCATTTTAACCGGCCCTATTTTTAGTGTGTTCCGTAAAATCACTCCAGCCATGTCGCAAACCGAGCAAGAAGCGGTTGATGCGGGCACGGTATGGTGGGATCGCGATTTGTTCTCGGGTAAGCCTGATTTCGATCGTCTGCATGCCATTCCGCAAGCTACTTTAACGGCTGAAGAGCAAGCCTTCCTTGAAGGCCCGACTGAGCAGCTGTGCGCGATGCTAGATGATTGGAAAATCTCTACCCAGCATAAAGATCTGCCGCCTGAAGCTTGGCAATTCATTAAAGACCAGGGCTTCTTGGGCATGATCATCAAGAAGAAGTATGGCGGTAAAGAATTCAGCAATACTGCTCACGCCCGTGTAGTTACCAAGATCGCTACGCGTTCGGGCTCTGCGGCTGTTTCTGTCATGGTGCCAAACTCACTCGGACCAGGTGAATTACTGCAACATTACGGTACCGATGAGCAAAAGAACTACTACCTTCCACGCCTTGCAAAAGGGATTGATATTCCTTGCTTTGCACTGACCAGCCCTGACGCCGGTTCAGATGCGGGTGGTATTCCTGACTTTGGTAAGGTTTGCCGTGGCAGCTATACCGATCCGCGTACCGGTGTGCATCACGACAATGTATTAGGTATTCGTCTGACCTGGGAAAAACGCTATATCACGCTGGGCCCGATCGCTACCGTGCTGGGTATGGCATTCAAGCTGTACGATCCTGAGCACCTCTTAAGCGATAAGGAAGACATTGGTATCACTTGTGCATTGATCCCGACTGAGCATGAAGGTGTGCATATCGGCCGCCGTCATTATCCTGGAACGGCTGTGTTTCAGAACGGCCCTAACTGGGGTAAGGATGTATTTATTCCGCTGGATTGGGTCATTGGCGGTAAAGATTATGTGGGTCAGGGCTGGCGCATGCTGGTTGAATGTTTGTCGGTAGGCCGTTGTATTTCTCTGCCTGCGATGTCGGTAGCGTCAGGCATGGTGTCGTCTTACACCACCGGTGCTTACTCACGGATTCGTAATCAGTTTGGTTTGTCGATCGGGCGCTTTGAAGGCGTGGATGAAGCTCTGGGCCGTATCGGTGGGATGACTTACCAGATGGATGCCGCACAGCGCTTGGCTTTATCAGGGCTGGATATGGGTGAAAAGCCATCGGTCTTGTCGGGTATCCTGAAGTATCACAACACCGAGCGTATGCGTAAGGTGATTAACGATGCAATGGATGTACACGGTGGTAAAGCAGTATGTACTGGCCCGCGTAACTATCTGGCTGGTGCATATGGCGCGATTCCGGTCGCCATTACGGTTGAAGGTGCAAACATCTTAACCCGCAGCATGATTATCTTCGGTCAGGGCGCAATTCGTTGCCATCCTTTTGTGCTGACTGAATTACGCGCTGCAATGAATAAAGATTTACCTGCTTTTGATACTGCAGTGATCGGCCATATTGGCTTTGCTGTATCTAATGCGGTGCGTGCTTTTGTGATGGGTTTGACCGGCGCAAAATTGGTTGGCTCGCCAAAATCTGGCGCAATGGCACAGCGTTATCGCAATGTGGTTCGTTTCTCTTCAGCCTTTGCTTTCCTCGCAGATATGGGGATGGCTTCATTGGGCGGCAGCCTGAAGTTCCGCGAAAAACTTTCGGCGCGTTTGGGCGATATGTTGTCAGGTCTTTATATTGCGACAGCTGCACTGAAAAAGTTTAACGATGACGGCGCACCTAAAGAAGACTTGCCACTCGTGGCTTGGGCAGTTGATTCGGCACTTTACGATTGTCAGGTCGCCATGGATGGCTTTATGGCCAATCACCCAAGCCGTGCACTGGCGTTCCTGATGCGTGCTCTGGTGTTCCCGCTTGGCTTAAGCTTAAAAGCAGCCACAGACAGCGATGGCACTAAGATTGCCCGTCTTCTGATGGAGCCATCGGTCGCACGCGATCGTCTGACTCAATATATGTATCGCTCTAAAGATGAGAACGATCCTGTGGGCGTGCTGGAGCATGCATTAAAAGCAGTGATTGATACTGAAGCATTGGAAGGCAAGTTGCGCAATGCGCAGCGTAAAGGCAGCTTAAAGAGCATTACCGCTTCTGAGCGCCTTGCTGAAGCACAAAGCACTGGGTTGATCTCCGCCGCTGAATTTGCTGCAGTAGAGCGGGCCCGCCGCTTACGCCGTGAAGTGATTATGGTGGATGATTTTGATTCAACCTTAAGCACTTCTGATGATAACGCCATTCATCGCGATATTTTGAATCAGCCTAAAGTCAGCGATGCCGCGGTATTGACTAAGGCCGCAGGTCAAGAAAGTGTAAAAATAGCAACAGAAACACGTCCAGTGTCATAA
- a CDS encoding TetR/AcrR family transcriptional regulator, with protein sequence MVESVKAQDTANRILDAAEPLFVEHGFDATSMRMITQSARVNIAAVNYYYHSKDGLFRAVFERRAEPFARLLLGKLEELEKSVANPTADQVAEAFVMASLEMGRNPEYGGLLFVRLVARTFVEPHPELKATMPQRYGELTRRYLAALGRALPHLSELEVQWRFHFLSSAMFNAFAGNNVLRLFTESSLVNARDPALVVRMLMPFIRAGLNAPAAQ encoded by the coding sequence GTGGTCGAATCGGTCAAGGCGCAAGATACAGCAAACCGCATTTTAGATGCAGCAGAGCCACTTTTTGTAGAACACGGCTTTGATGCCACGTCCATGCGCATGATTACGCAATCGGCCCGGGTCAATATTGCAGCGGTTAATTACTATTACCATTCTAAAGATGGCCTGTTCCGGGCGGTATTTGAGCGCCGTGCAGAACCATTTGCCCGATTGCTTTTAGGTAAGCTTGAGGAATTAGAAAAAAGCGTTGCAAATCCAACTGCAGATCAGGTTGCAGAAGCGTTTGTAATGGCTTCTTTAGAAATGGGAAGAAATCCGGAATACGGCGGTTTGTTGTTTGTTCGTTTGGTTGCCCGAACTTTTGTTGAGCCGCATCCAGAATTAAAAGCAACCATGCCACAACGATATGGTGAATTAACCCGGCGATATTTAGCGGCATTGGGGCGGGCTTTGCCACATTTGTCTGAATTAGAAGTGCAATGGCGTTTTCATTTTTTATCCAGTGCTATGTTTAATGCATTCGCTGGTAATAATGTTTTACGTCTATTTACCGAAAGCTCACTCGTCAATGCTCGGGACCCTGCATTGGTGGTTCGAATGTTAATGCCTTTTATCCGTGCTGGCCTGAATGCGCCAGCTGCCCAATAA
- a CDS encoding D-hexose-6-phosphate mutarotase — translation MQANLATLLATIPEISLCSSADLYGGEEPGLPVLKIQGASGSAAVALQGAHLLSFIPAGGRELLWLSPKAVFAADKAIRGGIPLCMPWFGRHPEGLPAHGFARSSNWDVSEVEILGNGDIKVVLVLHDTAATQALWPHAFVFRLALTVGRELTLALSVENLSDQPAPFSQAFHSYLAVPDVTEIAISGLDGCTYVNTLLEGHPRKVQEGDLHVQSLTDRVYLNVPAKQVISHGSGQTHIVSDTHSAIVWNPWEDAAKLADVGQGNYPGFVCVERGDVLDNALTIAAGGVYRASMTLSE, via the coding sequence ATGCAAGCAAATCTTGCCACTCTGCTGGCAACTATCCCGGAAATCAGCCTGTGCTCATCCGCAGATCTATATGGTGGGGAAGAGCCGGGCTTGCCTGTTTTGAAAATTCAGGGGGCATCGGGCAGTGCTGCAGTTGCTTTGCAGGGCGCTCATTTATTGTCATTTATTCCTGCGGGTGGGCGGGAGCTGCTCTGGCTGTCGCCCAAGGCTGTTTTTGCTGCTGATAAAGCAATCCGCGGGGGGATTCCCCTCTGTATGCCTTGGTTTGGCCGCCATCCTGAAGGCTTGCCTGCTCATGGTTTTGCGCGCTCAAGCAATTGGGATGTCAGTGAAGTCGAAATTTTGGGTAATGGTGATATCAAAGTCGTGCTCGTATTACATGATACAGCGGCAACACAGGCTTTATGGCCCCATGCGTTTGTATTTCGTCTGGCATTAACGGTGGGCCGTGAGTTAACGCTGGCGTTGAGTGTAGAAAACTTAAGCGATCAGCCTGCCCCCTTTTCGCAAGCCTTTCACAGCTACTTGGCCGTGCCTGATGTGACCGAAATTGCAATCAGTGGGCTGGATGGATGTACCTATGTTAATACGCTGCTGGAAGGTCATCCGCGTAAAGTGCAGGAAGGTGATTTGCATGTGCAGTCGCTTACTGATCGTGTTTACTTAAATGTACCTGCAAAACAAGTGATCAGCCACGGCTCAGGGCAAACCCATATCGTGAGTGATACTCACTCTGCTATTGTCTGGAATCCTTGGGAAGACGCTGCAAAACTGGCCGATGTGGGCCAGGGGAATTATCCGGGCTTTGTTTGTGTGGAGCGTGGGGACGTGCTGGATAACGCACTGACGATTGCCGCCGGTGGCGTTTACCGCGCCAGCATGACTTTGTCCGAGTAA